The genomic region CTATCTTCCACAGCGATTTTCATCAAGCTATCCATTCAAGAAATCAGTGCTGAGGCTACGGTTTTCAATCGTTTATGGATAGCCACTTTAGCATTTACAGGACTAAATTGGATCAGACCAGTTAATACTCAATCCACAGAAACAGGCCCTGATCAGTTAGGTGAAGTTGATGACTCACCGAGAGTCCCACTCGCACTGTGGTGGTCGTGGGAGATTATAGGTCTGTTGCTAGCGCTAGGGTTTGTCCACCTGACAGGTCGTTATCTATGGACGTGGTCACTGACCAGCACTACCGCTGCTAATGGTGCCATGTTAGCGAATATGCCGCCCCTATTTACGGCCTTAGGTGGTTGGTTATTTTTAGGACAACGCTTTGATAGACGTTTTTTACTGGGGTTAGCCATTGCCGTTGTTGGAGCTATTACCCTCGCTCTCGGTGACTGGATTCAACCTAAGGAAGTCCTTTTTGGGACGGGTGCCTTGGTTGGTGATGGAGCAGCTTTACTGTCCTCTGTGTTCTATGCGGCTAGCTTTTTGCTGGTTGAAAAACTGCGTCGTAATTTGTCTACCTCTGCTATTTTGGTGTGGCGTTGTGCAATAGGTTTGATGCTAGCAACCCCTATAGTCTGGTTGATGGATGATACAATCTTCCCCATTAGTACCCTGGGATGGGTAGCTGTTTTTGGACTGGGATTAATTAGTGAAGTCACTGGACATGGCCTGATTGTTTATAGCCTGAAATATTTTTCCTCTGCATTTGTCACCATTGTCTTGCTTTTAGAGCCAGCACCCGTTGCAGCGGTTGCCTGGCTATGGTTTGGCGAGTTCCTCGATCCACTTAATATTGCTGGATTCTGTTTGATTACGGTGGGAATTTATTTGGCTAAAACCGGACGTGGCTCAACGGGGGATAGCAATATATTAGAGTCATCTAATCAAGATTCACCAAATCGAAACATCCCGAAATTAGAGCCATCCGATATATCTAGCAAATCATAGTTAAGTTGACGGTCTCTGTGTTCATATTGCTGCTAAGATGAATAGCTATTGTAAAGCCATTCCGCTAGTATAATCTAACTGTTTTTATCTCTATGTCAAATTCGTCCTATTTAACCTCAAAGTTCTGTCGTCAACGAGTGATAACCGGTTTCTTGGAATGGCTATATGGTAAAGATGCTCTGTTTCGGAGTGAAACAGGTTTGATCTATCCTTTGAATGTCCGCTCCTGGGTAGATGCACCTAAGGATAGTGGGGAAGTACTAGGGGATTTACAGTCAGAAACCCGTCAGTTTCCATCGAGTAGTTGGTTGTTAACTGAAATGCAACAGAAAAATAAGCATCTTTGGAATGGTAGAACCTATGCTCTAGATCCCAGAAGTAAAACAGAAGCTGTACCAGGGGAAGAAGATCGCCTTCATTGCATGGTAGGTTCCTATTTTGATACGGTGAACACATGCACTATCTTAGAAGTTGAACTAGAGCGAGCTGTGGCTCACCTTGGCCCTGATTCATCCCCAGAACAGTGCTATGAAGCTTTACCTCTACGCCGTCAACTTCACGGAGATCACCGAGGGCAAAATGCATTACAAGATGCCTGGACAGGACGTAGCCGCAGTGCAGCGGTGGCTATTTCCTGTTGCTTTGTGGTAAATGTCGGTCATACACCCAACCCAAGAGATCAATATCGTTACTTTTTACGTCAGCGATCAGGACAAGTTGCCGATGGTCCCGGTCAATACCATATTGTTCCATCGATGGTTTTTCAGCCCACGGGTACGGATCCATTTGATCCAGATTCCTACAACGTAGAGAAGACTATCCTAAGGGAAGTAGCTGAAGAGCTATTTAACTATGAGGAAGGTGACTTCGATCCCTTGTCCCACCCTGAAATCGCCGACCTAAAAACCTTATTAGACCAGGGTGGTGCAACCCTTAAGATTACAGGAATCGCGATGGACTTACTCTGTTTGCGACCTGAGCTTTTGACTTTACTGTGTATTCAGGATTCAACCTGGTTTGAACGCCATGGGGGATCGCTGTGTTTCTCTGATCATGAGTATGATTACGATCCATCTAGCGGGGAAAGTTGGCGATCTATCCTTGATGATGAACCTTTTCAATCAGAGGGAGAATTGGCACCACATCGTTGTGTAGCGACTGGGGCGGTTAGTGCCCTTCTGGCTAAGCAATATTTATTACGAGAATAACACGTAAATTCTCCAAACCGGGTCAGCAAATCCAATTACTCTATTTTTTGTCAGTTGTCAACTCCCGACTAGTTGGTACTAAGGGAAAATCATCTCTAACTAATTTATTATAGACTTCTTTAGGTATATTACCACCTGTGCTGTCGTCCTTTTCAATTACCGTAGCTGTGAGTTGGGGGGTTAATTCCGCTCCCTGATCCCCAAAAATAATCTCAGTTCCGATATTAAAGTACTTACCGGGTTTGACCAGTGCCAACCAACAGTTATGTTGTTTTTCTTCCAAAAGCAACACTTCCACCCTTGCTCCTGTGGACTTGTTACCATATAAGCGAGCAGGGATAACTCGTGTATTATTCATCACTAATAAATCCCCAGGTTTTAATAATTCTGGTAGGTCTCTAAAGATGTGGTCTAGTGGAGGTGTTAGCGTTCCTGCATCTAGAGAATTAATCACCATTAAGCGAGAACTGTCTCTGGGAACCAGGGGGTTTTGGGCAATTAATTCTGGAGGTAGTTCATAGTCATATCCAGATAATGACATATCTATGTTTTGCATTCTTACTCTTTAAATTAGGATATAAGTGGGTCAGTGGAATTAAATATAAGATTAACGTAGGTTGGGTTGAAGTATGAAACCCAACACCACGGGCCTCGTTACTCGACCCATCCTAAATGGGGAGCAATCTCATGGTAGGTAGGGCGCACTTTTGAGCAGTGATTCCCCATGTTGTCGCCAAAATTCTAAGAAAGAGTCTAATAGGATTTGAGGGTTGATTGTACCATCAGGGTTCAACCAGTTGGGTTCCACCGAGGTTAAAGAGGCGATCGCCACGGAGGCTAAGGTTTTAGGTAAAATTTCTGGATAGCTGGGGTTAGCAATTTCTAGTGCACCCCCGCAATTGCGACGGTTGAGTTTCATTGAGACTATACTAGCAAATAAGTTCCCAGATTTGACCAAGGAGATGATTATACAGTTGCTGGATTTGAAAAGACGTATATTACTCAGTCTCGTTTTTATCAACAGATTCGGACGGAAGAATGCACAGCTTTGCCTAGGTTAAATGTTACACAGGAGATCCCAACAATATGAACGAAACATACAATAGTGCCAAAGAATGGCGTAGGGCAAATTACCGAAAACTAAAACAATATCGTGGAGAATGGATTATTTACACGAAGGATGGCATAGTAGCTCATCACCAGGATTATAGGATAATGACGCAGCAAGTTGACCTTCAAAAATTAAAACCTTTTGAATATATTACTGAGCGTATATACGAAAACGAATTTGTTGAGCCGGTTAAGTTTTTGCCTGTGCGGTTTAGAACGGTGAAAAAACATGACTGGCAACCAAAATATGAGGTCTGTCTAACTTTTCAAAATTCCAAAGTCTTGGAAATGCTTGTAGATTCTGGTTCAGATATTAGCCTAATTACGTTTTATTTAGGTACAGATTTGGGATATATTCTGTCTCAAGGGGAAGTTCTTAGTCATGGAGAGGGAGTGGGAGGGAGTGTTCAATACGTACTCCGACAAGTGGAAATGCAGATTGATGATTATAATTTTTCTGCTCCTCTTGCATGGTTGCAAAATAAGGATTGCCAAGAAGTTTTATTGGGTAGGGAAGTGGTGTTTGATTTATTTGATATTGAATTTAAACAAGCTGAGGAAAAAATCGTATTCAAATATAGGGGGGATGCAGAAAATTTCTTACCTGGCTCCCCTTGAATACCGCGATCGCCCTTTTGATTTAAAATAAGTTTAGAAGTTTAGATGAAGATCGCCTTCATTGCATGGTAGGTTCCTATTTGATAAGTAGGGAGGCACAATTATTTGTAGGATGGGTCGAGTAACGAAACCCATCCTAAGTTAATCTTATATTTAATTCCACTGACCCACTTACCGGGTCAGTAAATCCAATTACTCTATTTTTTGTCAGTTGTCAACTCCCGACTAGTTGGTACTAAGGGAAAATCATCTCTAACTAATTTATTATAGACTTCTTCAGGTATATAGCGGAGAGGATCCCTTCCTGAAAAGGAAATAAATAAAATACAAGCCCAGGCATATTTCCCTGCAATAATGGCATGAATAATTTGCTGAATTTGTATATGCTGGAATGTTATATCTACATTTTCTAATTCTTGCTTTTGTTCAAATTTATCTGGAATCATTTATCACCTCTATCAGTCATCAATTAGTTATTATTCGTCAGTTACTAAAGTTTTATGGTGAACACCATATAAAATCGGACATCAGACTGGTAGTGATCTGGATAGTGAGGAAATAATCCTCACGGTTAAAATTAGACCAGTTTTAAAAAAAGGGAGTATAAATATCCTGAGATTGAGGATTGAGATAAGGATGTTGTAACTGGATATTTTGTAACGCAAACTGTTCAAAGATGGCACTTATTCTCTCCTCTGGCGTATCGTCACCTGCTAGCCACGCTTCGATTAGTCCATTAGCAATAATTTGACAGCGGTGAGTACCGAAACTCTCTTGGTCGCCAAATTTCTGCTCTGGTTCTTCAGCACAACCTAACCCAGGTGCTAGTATTTTAGTGAACATGGGAACCTGTTGCTGAAAGTACAATTTATTTTGCGCATAGATTTTTTGCAAAACTGGCCAGACTGTCTGATGTTGACTTTTATTAAAATAGAGAACAGCTGAATCGTAACGTTGATAATCGCTGGGATTATATAATGCTTTAAAAGAGAATGAAATGTCAAGATCATTGAGATATTGCGTTACACTTTCCATAACTGTTGCTGCTCCCTCAGCTGTGATATTGAAGTAGATGCGCGTAATTTCATGGTTGTTTTGAGTGCCCGCATTAGCCACAGCCATATAAAAGCCGTTCTGTACCAAATTTTTCGGCATTTTAACGGATATAAGCTTTCCTGGATTGAGACCTTGAGTTGTTGGTGATAAGTGTAAATTGGGGTCAATGTGCAGTGTTAATCCGTTTTTATGGACTGCCAAGGTACCATCTGTTTCTTCCTTGACAATCTCCCAATGATGACTCCAGTAACCTTTACCTTTGTTCCCATGGTGTAGACGATCATAAAATTCTAGATCTACCCCAAATAAACTGTTGTTTTCAAGCTGTTTATTCAATTTGCTGTTGTTTCCATTCTCATCTGTACTTGATTTATTATTTATACTAACGTTATAATAGTTGCTATAGATAAAGTTACGCAATTGTAATTGTAAATGTTGCTGTTGTATGTGTAGAGGTAGCTTTTCAAACTGAGAAGTCACAGAGTCTGGTAGAATGGAGTGTTTGTACCGTGTGTGTTTAATAGAATGATAAGACTCAATTTGAATGTGAGTAACCATATCCTGTAGAGAATATTGCAACTGCTCAGGGATTTGTGCCAGGTGAAATTCGAGAGAATTTAATAATTGCATAATTTTGTCACCTTATAGATAAAAACAACTAAAAACAACAAAATCCCCTTTCCCCGCTGACGCTAAAACGCTTAATTACCTCCTTCCAAAAATTGTCTCCATAGATGCTTGAGGGCGACACAAGAGAGTTTTAGCTAACTGAAGAATAGCTATACCAGAATTTCCAAATGTCTTTTCGTGTTGCAGTTTAGCTTGAATAGATGTGATTAATGAAAAGCCAGTAAACTGTACAACTAACTGCAAAAAATTAGGACGGCGCTCTAAAATATCTGGAAAATTAGTTAAATAACCATCTACTAATTCTGCTATAGAAGGTTGTATTAAATGCAAAGGAATCGCTGCTAATCGTAGAGATTCTTCAATTGGTATGGTTCGACTGGTTACCATGCTATATAGCCAAATTTGTAAATAACTAGCAATTATGGAACCCAAATCACTTGCTGGGTCTCCCCAATCACCACGTTCCCAGTCAATGAGGCGAATTATTTTTTCACCCCAGATATGACCGGATGATTGATTTATTATAGATTCCCAATTTAAAGAAAGGAGAATATTATTGAGTTTCAGGTCATTATGGGTTAAACAACAAGCATGATAGGATTGGCCCAATTGGGAAATTGCTTTTCCCAGATTGTCATAACGTTGATACAGAGAAAAGAATTTTAAACCATCTGCAGTCAGGTGACCAAATAGTTCTGGTGTAATTCTAGGTATTCCCTCATGTACGTGAGAGTTTTTCTGTTTTCTGGTGACGTGAGAATTTTGGAAGAAATTTTCATATTCTGGACTATCTAAAGTCAACCGGTGAATTGATGCTAATATTTCCCCTAGGGAGCGAGCAATTGTCATGGGAAATAAATTTTCTCGAGCATAAAACTCACCTATATCCCGATAGTCTCTGAGATAGTTGAAGACAAGGATAGAATTTGCTTGATCAAAATGTATTGCTTCTGATAGGGATGAACGGAGATGATTTACTTCTGAAAATGTTTGAAAAAAATTATGAACTTGCCATTCATCTACAAACTCACCAGTGGTTTTACCCTCTCGATTAATCCGTTCTTGTTTCACCAATAATTGACGGTTATTCGGCAAAGTAAGTAATAGATTAAAATTTTTAGCAGATTTGAGATCAATCTTGCTCCCTGATTGCTCTTCCTCAGTGCAAATTCTTTGAGAAATCAGGTAAGGAAAAACGTTTTCAGAACTTAAAACAAATGGCATGACTTTCAGGTGATATGTTATTCTTGAAAGGAATATGCTAGAAAAGAAATGGCATTAATAGCTGTAATAACAACCATAAACTCAAGGGTTTTGATGCCAAATTTTATTAGACCATCAAAATAAGGGTCTTCCCCACCAAAAACAGTTTGAGAATTGTGATTATTCAGATCATTAATGAATGTTTCTGAGTTAATAGGCTCCAGATCATCGATAATAATTTTAGCCATTGATCTTCTTAATATGTATTAAGGTTATTCTAGAGCCTTTTTGGTTGGCTCTCCTGTGGTATTAGTAATTTACCTTTGATTCCAGGAGAGCCAAACTAGCTAATTATTCGAGTGTATTAGTAGTCGTAGTCGCTGTAGGACTTGGCTAAGTAGGCAATATGACCAATACCGTAGGTATTTACAAATGCTTCTGCTAATTTGGTGAATATGGACATATCACTGAAATCATAAGATCCACCACCATACACAGAAATAGAATTGACATCGCTCATTTCATTGAGAAAACTTTCAGAATCTTGAAATAATTCAGAACCTGTGGTTTGCAATTGACCCAGTTTGATACTTGCCATAATTTCCTCCTCAAGGATTTGTTACTTACTATGAGTGAACCAGAAGTGACCAGGAAATGATCTGGTAATTTTCTTACCAATAATAATCATGATCACTATAAGACTTAGCTAAATAAGCGATGTTACCAATACCGTAGGTATTTACAAATGCTTCCCCTAATTTGGTGAGAGTGTACATGTCACTAAAATCAGACCCACCACCATAAACAGAGATAGAATTGACATCGCTCATTTCATTGAGAAAACTTTCGGAATCTTGAAATAGTTCAGAACCTGTGGTTTGCAATTGACCCAATTTAATACTTGCCATAATTTCCTCCTCAAAGACTGATTGCTAGTGATAGACATTGCTCAAATCAACAGTGTTTTAGTTTTATACTCCACTGCTGTAGGACTTAGCCAAATAGGCAATATGACCAATACCGTAGGTATTTACAAATGCTTCCGCTAGTTTGGTGAATATGGACATGTCACTCACGTTGGAGCTGAATCCACCATGGACAGAAATAGAGTTGATATCACTCATATCATTGAGAAAACTTTCAGAATCTTGGAACAGTTCAGAACCAGTAGTTTGCAACTGTTCTAGTTTGATACTTGCCATAATTTCCTCCTTGGAGACTTGTTCTTATTGGTGAATATGGGAGCGTTTGAGGTTTGCTCAAGCCATACTCCTATTTTTATGGAAGAAAATTCAAAAAATCAAGGGTTTGAACTGTGTTGATTGGACATTACTCATGATTTAATGTCCTTTTATATCGCCCGTTCCACATTAATCTGTGATTACAGTAGTGGGAATTTATCTAATGATGATGAATCTGTTTTTAAAAACAGTTACCTGATATATAATAAATCCTCCCTTTAGCAAGGGAGGAATAATAAGAATTAGTAAAAACTTAAGTCAAATGTTAGAAAGTGACTGAATCTCTCAATTGGTCTAGTGTGTCATCAATCTCCACTCTCCATCTTTCTAGATTGTCGTTGACGCGTCCTAAAATTTGGGAAATGTCACCACTCTCGACCGAATTGGAATTTCTCCTTCTTCGTCTTACACCTCCTTGGATATTAACCATTTCGCCAGGAGTAACTTCTTGCAAAAGGTTGCCATCACCATTGGGGTATAGATCACTGATTTTTATGTCCATTTTTGCATTACCTTGTGAGATCTTGGGTTACCGAGAATTGACTTAGAATTTTAAATTCTTTTTTTCATGTTCTGAAATCATCTCTCAAATTTGCAACCCTTCAACATCAAGTTTATAGACATAATTTCAGGCTTATTGTCTCTAAATTACCCCACTCTATAAGCTAGAAACTCTGGGATTTATCAGTGGGGTAAGAGCTTTGAACTGGTTTCCTATCTCCCGGGAAGATTTACTTTTCAGTTGATTTTTGAGTCTGTGTCTTGGATCCAGGGATGGTGATATCTATTGGTGTGATTTTACTTGCTAACTGGGTTAACGGTGGTTGAATGGCACTTTGATTTCCCACGACTAAAGTAACTAAATTCTCTGGTTTGAGATATTTCTGAGCCACTCTTTGCACATCTGCAGCTGTGGTTTTTCTGACCGCTTTTTGATAGCGAAACAGAAAGTCAGCAGGATAACCATAATATTCATAACGCATTAACCGTGACAGGGTTTGACCTGGGTCCTGAAAATTGAATACAAAAGAATTTAGAGTAGACTCCTTAGCGTACCTTAATTCTTTTTCTGTTACTAACTGGTTCTGAATGCGCTTAATCTCTAATTGGATTGATTTTATAAACTGTACTGTAGCATCAGAACGGGTTTGTCCACCAGTAATAAACATACCCGGATAATCAAAACGGGGATCCCATAAACCATATACAGAGTAGGCTAAACCTTGGCGCGATCGCACTTCATTAAATAGTCTTCCTCCGAATCCATTTAACACTCCATTCATCACATCCAATGCTGCATAATCTGGACTATTGAATTTTCCCCCCAAATGTCCCATTAAAATGCTGCTCTGTGTCAGTTGTGGTTGATTGACAAAGAATAACCCATTTAAATTAGCTTGCTGCACTGGTGGTAATTGAGTTTTAGCAATGTTGGGATTCGGTTGCCAATCACCCAGTTTAGTCTCAATCAGAGAGCGCATTTTTTTCGGGTTAAAATCCCCCACAATTCCCAGGATTATGTTATTAGGATGGAAATATTGCCCATAAAAGTTAATCACATCTTCTCGCTGAATTTTATCGAGAGTTGCATATTCTATAGTGCGTGCATAGGGGCTATTTTCACCATAGATTAATTTGCGAAACTCCCGACTGGCAATATTGTCAGAATCATCATTGCGACGGGCAATACTTCCCCTAATTTGAGTTTTAATCAATTCCAACTTTTCTGGAGCAAAAGCTGGTTCTCGTAAGACTTCTGCAAACAACCCGAACACAGTTTCTAAATCTTCAGTTAAACTTTCAAAACTCGCAGTTCCACTGCTTTCATTAATGTCAGTTTCTACGGATGCTGCTCTTTGTTCCAAAATTTCATTTAGTTGATCCGGCGAATGTTTGTCAGTTCCTCCAATGCGCATCAGTGAACCTACAATGTCACCCAAACCAACTTTATCTCCCGCTTCCCAACGACTACCAGTCTTAATTAGGGTTGTTCCACTAACTAAGGGTAATTCATGATCCTCCATTAAATAGACGACTAAACCGTTGTTTAATTGGAATCGCTCATACTTTGGCAGTTTAATTCCCGGTAAAGAATTGAATTGTAAGTCGCTATAATGCTTCGCCGCTGCTGTTGCTACCCTTGAGAAATTCAAGGTCAATAATAAGGCAATTACTACTGCGAAAAATAATTGCCAACTTTTACCCAACTTGGGGAAAATATTGCGTGAAAATTTCAATTTTTTACTCCTGACCATGATTTTTTTCTTCCTCTCTACCTATGATTTTTGGGAAAGTAATTTACCAATTGTGCGATTTTCCGCTGTGAAGGTTGATTGTGCTACTCTTTTAATATCCGCAGGAGTAACCTTTGTAATGTCATCCAATTGCTTGAATAAATTCCGCCAAGAACCGGTTTTTACTTCATATTCCAATAGTTGCTGTGCCATACCCATATTGGAATCTAAACTCCTCAGTAAACCCGCCCTGGCTTGTGTTTTGACTCGCTCTAATTCTTTCTCAGATACGAGCTGGGTTTGTAATTTGGTAATTTCCTGACCTAGGGCGATCGCCAGTTCATCTACTGTATGACCTGGCGCTGTCAGGGCATAAAATAACATTAAATTAGGATACTTATCTCCTGGAAAACCACTAATTCCCTCCGCCACCAAAGCCACTCTTTGGGTTTCAATCAAGGATTTATACAGTCGTGAAGTCCTACCATCACTTAGTAAACTGCTAATAATATCGTAAACAGCATTATCAGGGTCAGTGATACTGGGACGATGATAGCCCTCCAAATACCAAGGTTGGGAGGGTAGTTCTATTGTAATTTCTCTGGTACTGGTTTGTTTGGGTTCAGGAGTAATTTTAGCTTGTGCTTTCGGTTTAGCTGCATATCTACCAAAATAAATTTTGGCCAATCTTTTAACCTGATTAGGGTTAACATCACCAACCACCGCAATGGTTAAATTACTGGGAACATAATAGTTGTTAAAAAACTCCCTCACATTAGCTGGAGAAAGGTTACGAATATCTTCATCATAACCAATAACAGGTCTCCGGTAAGGGTGAACTTTAAAAGCAACATCGGTGAATTTTTCCACCATTAACCCTACGGGAGAATTTTCTACCCGCATTCGTCTTTCTTCTAAAATCACATCCCTTTCTTTATAAAATTCTCGGAATACCGGTTCTAAAAATCTTTCTGATTCCAGAGACATCCACAGCTCCAATTTATTGGCGGGAAAACTATAAAAGTAACGGGTTGCTTCACTAGAAGTATTAGCATTTAAACCCACACCTCCAGCTTGTTCAACTATTTGACCCATTTCATTTTGTTTCACCAATTTCCCAGCTTGAGCTTCTACGGTTTTGAACTCTTTTTTTAGCTTTTCTAGCTCTTCCGTTCTATTTTCACTCTTGGCAGCTCTAATTTGACTATCTAATTGCTCTAATTTATCTAATAATGGCTTCTCCGCTTTGTAGTTTTTTGTACCAATGCGCTTAGTTCCCTTAAAAGCTAAGTGTTCTAAAAAATGAGCTACCCCTGTCTGTCCATCTGGTTCATCTATCCCACCAACATTTGCATAAGTGAGAAAAGAAACCACGGGTGCTTGATGTCTTTCCAAAACAATAAACTTTAGACCATTATCTAAAGTAAACTCTGTTAGCTGCTTAACAACCCGATCTAAATAGGGCTTAATCGAACTTTGATTACCTTGTAGGGCGATCGCTGTTTGAATGGGAAAATTACCAGAAAATAACAGAAATGCTAGGGTTATTACCAGAAAACGGCTCATACAAGTCAAAATCCAATGGCTCATAGCAAAAATTCAACTAAATTTACACTTCTTTAAAATTCGGGTCAGTTAGCAAACAAAGCATTAATCTTCTATTAAGCTTTCTGTGCTTCCTAACTTTCATGTTAGACAATGCAGATAAAATTCGTGTTCCCTAACACACACCGAATAACTACTATGCCAGTTTCTCATTATTCCTCCCCTTCAGAAACTCAAACCCGTAGCCGCATTCTTATAGCAGCATTGCGTTTATTTGCTTCCCAGGGATTTGATGGCACTACCACCCGTGATTTAGCCCACGCTGCAGGAGTTGCTGAGGGT from Cylindrospermopsis curvispora GIHE-G1 harbors:
- a CDS encoding DMT family transporter — its product is MTPETTQPSKVKPDQSPNFDRSPLAFLWLILGLIALSSTAIFIKLSIQEISAEATVFNRLWIATLAFTGLNWIRPVNTQSTETGPDQLGEVDDSPRVPLALWWSWEIIGLLLALGFVHLTGRYLWTWSLTSTTAANGAMLANMPPLFTALGGWLFLGQRFDRRFLLGLAIAVVGAITLALGDWIQPKEVLFGTGALVGDGAALLSSVFYAASFLLVEKLRRNLSTSAILVWRCAIGLMLATPIVWLMDDTIFPISTLGWVAVFGLGLISEVTGHGLIVYSLKYFSSAFVTIVLLLEPAPVAAVAWLWFGEFLDPLNIAGFCLITVGIYLAKTGRGSTGDSNILESSNQDSPNRNIPKLEPSDISSKS
- a CDS encoding pepsin/retropepsin-like aspartic protease family protein is translated as MNETYNSAKEWRRANYRKLKQYRGEWIIYTKDGIVAHHQDYRIMTQQVDLQKLKPFEYITERIYENEFVEPVKFLPVRFRTVKKHDWQPKYEVCLTFQNSKVLEMLVDSGSDISLITFYLGTDLGYILSQGEVLSHGEGVGGSVQYVLRQVEMQIDDYNFSAPLAWLQNKDCQEVLLGREVVFDLFDIEFKQAEEKIVFKYRGDAENFLPGSP
- a CDS encoding HetP family heterocyst commitment protein, yielding MIPDKFEQKQELENVDITFQHIQIQQIIHAIIAGKYAWACILFISFSGRDPLRYIPEEVYNKLVRDDFPLVPTSRELTTDKK
- a CDS encoding T3SS effector HopA1 family protein — its product is MQLLNSLEFHLAQIPEQLQYSLQDMVTHIQIESYHSIKHTRYKHSILPDSVTSQFEKLPLHIQQQHLQLQLRNFIYSNYYNVSINNKSSTDENGNNSKLNKQLENNSLFGVDLEFYDRLHHGNKGKGYWSHHWEIVKEETDGTLAVHKNGLTLHIDPNLHLSPTTQGLNPGKLISVKMPKNLVQNGFYMAVANAGTQNNHEITRIYFNITAEGAATVMESVTQYLNDLDISFSFKALYNPSDYQRYDSAVLYFNKSQHQTVWPVLQKIYAQNKLYFQQQVPMFTKILAPGLGCAEEPEQKFGDQESFGTHRCQIIANGLIEAWLAGDDTPEERISAIFEQFALQNIQLQHPYLNPQSQDIYTPFF
- a CDS encoding phosphotransferase family protein, producing MPFVLSSENVFPYLISQRICTEEEQSGSKIDLKSAKNFNLLLTLPNNRQLLVKQERINREGKTTGEFVDEWQVHNFFQTFSEVNHLRSSLSEAIHFDQANSILVFNYLRDYRDIGEFYARENLFPMTIARSLGEILASIHRLTLDSPEYENFFQNSHVTRKQKNSHVHEGIPRITPELFGHLTADGLKFFSLYQRYDNLGKAISQLGQSYHACCLTHNDLKLNNILLSLNWESIINQSSGHIWGEKIIRLIDWERGDWGDPASDLGSIIASYLQIWLYSMVTSRTIPIEESLRLAAIPLHLIQPSIAELVDGYLTNFPDILERRPNFLQLVVQFTGFSLITSIQAKLQHEKTFGNSGIAILQLAKTLLCRPQASMETIFGRR
- a CDS encoding M16 family metallopeptidase, translated to MVRSKKLKFSRNIFPKLGKSWQLFFAVVIALLLTLNFSRVATAAAKHYSDLQFNSLPGIKLPKYERFQLNNGLVVYLMEDHELPLVSGTTLIKTGSRWEAGDKVGLGDIVGSLMRIGGTDKHSPDQLNEILEQRAASVETDINESSGTASFESLTEDLETVFGLFAEVLREPAFAPEKLELIKTQIRGSIARRNDDSDNIASREFRKLIYGENSPYARTIEYATLDKIQREDVINFYGQYFHPNNIILGIVGDFNPKKMRSLIETKLGDWQPNPNIAKTQLPPVQQANLNGLFFVNQPQLTQSSILMGHLGGKFNSPDYAALDVMNGVLNGFGGRLFNEVRSRQGLAYSVYGLWDPRFDYPGMFITGGQTRSDATVQFIKSIQLEIKRIQNQLVTEKELRYAKESTLNSFVFNFQDPGQTLSRLMRYEYYGYPADFLFRYQKAVRKTTAADVQRVAQKYLKPENLVTLVVGNQSAIQPPLTQLASKITPIDITIPGSKTQTQKSTEK
- a CDS encoding M16 family metallopeptidase; its protein translation is MSHWILTCMSRFLVITLAFLLFSGNFPIQTAIALQGNQSSIKPYLDRVVKQLTEFTLDNGLKFIVLERHQAPVVSFLTYANVGGIDEPDGQTGVAHFLEHLAFKGTKRIGTKNYKAEKPLLDKLEQLDSQIRAAKSENRTEELEKLKKEFKTVEAQAGKLVKQNEMGQIVEQAGGVGLNANTSSEATRYFYSFPANKLELWMSLESERFLEPVFREFYKERDVILEERRMRVENSPVGLMVEKFTDVAFKVHPYRRPVIGYDEDIRNLSPANVREFFNNYYVPSNLTIAVVGDVNPNQVKRLAKIYFGRYAAKPKAQAKITPEPKQTSTREITIELPSQPWYLEGYHRPSITDPDNAVYDIISSLLSDGRTSRLYKSLIETQRVALVAEGISGFPGDKYPNLMLFYALTAPGHTVDELAIALGQEITKLQTQLVSEKELERVKTQARAGLLRSLDSNMGMAQQLLEYEVKTGSWRNLFKQLDDITKVTPADIKRVAQSTFTAENRTIGKLLSQKS